A portion of the Pithys albifrons albifrons isolate INPA30051 chromosome 1, PitAlb_v1, whole genome shotgun sequence genome contains these proteins:
- the KCTD21 gene encoding BTB/POZ domain-containing protein KCTD21, which produces MSEPITLNVGGKLYTTSLSTLTSFPDSMLGAMFSGKIPTKKDSQGNCFIDRDGKIFRYILNFLRTSHLDLPEDFQEMGLLRREVDFYQIQPLIEALQEKEVELSKAEKNAMLNITLDQKTQTVHFTVREAPQIYSLSSSNMEVFSAHIFSTSCLFLKLLGSKLYYCFNGNLSSISSYLQDPNHLTLDWVASVEGLPEEEYTRQNLKRLWVVPDNKQINSFQVFVEEVLKIAMSDGFCIDSSHPHTSDFMNNKIIRLIRYK; this is translated from the coding sequence ATGTCAGAACCTATCACGCTCAATGTTGGAGGAAAACTCTATACCACCTCTCTGTCCACTCTGACTAGCTTTCCAGACTCCATGCTGGGAGCCATGTTTAGTGGGAAAATCCCAACCAAGAAGGACAGCCAAGGCAACTGCTTTATTGACAGAGATGGCAAAATCTTCCGCTATATCCTGAACTTCCTGCGAACTTCTCATTTGGACCTCCCCGAAGACTTTCAGGAAATGGGCTTACTTCGACGGGAGGTAGATTTTTATCAAATTCAGCCACTGATTGAGGCTTTGCAGGAGAAGGAGGTAGAACTTtctaaagcagagaaaaatgccATGCTCAACATCACCCTTGATCAGAAGACCCAAACGGTTCACTTCACCGTCCGAGAAGCACCCCAGATTTACAGCCTGTCTTCTTCCAACATGGAAGTGTTTAGTGCTCATATCTTCTCCACGTCATGCCTGTTCCTGAAGCTTCTTGGTTCCAAACTTTACTACTGCTTCAATGGAAACCTTTCTTCAATATCCAGCTACCTGCAGGACCCCAACCACCTGACCTTGGATTGGGTGGCAAGTGTGGAAGGCCTTCCTGAAGAGGAGTACACCAGGCAGAACTTGAAGAGACTCTGGGTGGTGCCAGATAATAAGCAAATCAATAGTTTCCAGGTGTTTGTGGAAGAAGTGCTGAAAATTGCCATGAGTGATGGTTTCTGCATAGATTCTTCTCATCCACATACTTCAGATTTCATGAATAATAAGATTATTCGCCTAATTCGGTATAAGTAG